A genomic segment from Streptomyces sp. NBC_01233 encodes:
- a CDS encoding sigma-70 family RNA polymerase sigma factor, translated as MSDGGPEESGGAVGLPSRRRRPTPMSRWDPTARLSYWAFHANRRPAYMRFAYLQLGSDAAAEEAVDATFDSIMGEWLRMLHMDRLDAYAWTVLKQCLVDRQHRRHPWQQQPEPMDISAFEAALREAHADQYEVLTDTIRFYSAVSRLAERQRDAVLLRYGLQCTPGEAAAVMGVDEATVRSHLGQAHRRLARLLDTSAEPAESAGS; from the coding sequence GTGAGCGATGGCGGACCGGAGGAGTCCGGTGGGGCCGTGGGACTGCCGAGCCGGCGTCGGCGGCCGACTCCCATGAGCCGGTGGGATCCGACGGCGCGCCTGTCGTACTGGGCCTTCCACGCCAATCGGCGGCCCGCGTACATGCGCTTCGCGTATCTGCAGCTGGGTTCCGACGCGGCGGCGGAGGAGGCGGTGGACGCCACCTTCGACTCGATCATGGGCGAGTGGCTCCGGATGCTCCACATGGACCGCCTCGACGCGTACGCCTGGACCGTGCTCAAGCAGTGCCTGGTCGACCGGCAGCACCGGCGCCACCCCTGGCAGCAGCAGCCCGAGCCGATGGACATCAGCGCCTTCGAGGCCGCCCTCAGGGAGGCCCACGCCGACCAGTACGAGGTGCTGACCGACACCATCCGCTTCTACTCCGCCGTCTCCCGGCTCGCCGAACGGCAGCGCGACGCCGTCCTCCTGAGGTACGGGCTCCAGTGCACCCCCGGGGAGGCCGCCGCGGTGATGGGTGTCGACGAGGCCACGGTCCGCTCCCACCTCGGCCAGGCCCACCGGCGGCTCGCCCGCCTCCTCGACACGTCCGCCGAACCAGCCGAATCAGCCGGCTCATGA